The genomic region TCCTGATCATGAGATGAGAACCTGACAGAGATGCAGAAAGACATTAATCATTTTATAAATTGCTCTTATGAGAAAAGTATTAAACTTACATTTAGTATTTCaaacagttttttctttttagatggCTCTTCTACCCACAAGATAATTTGCCGAACATTGGAACACGGCAGATTCTTCTCTCCAACTGTTATTCTGACAAAATTGTGCAGAAGCTGATTTGCAAAGTGCTCAATGCCCACTGGAATTGTGGCTGACACCAGTATGGTTTGATGATCATGAGAGATGTCTTCCAAAATATCCAACACCTGCTGCTGGAAACCCATTTTTAGCATGGTATCCacctaaatgaaaaatattagatTCGTACCACATTTTTTCCATGAATAGCAGGATCCTGAACTTAAATTGACAGAAGAACCATAAGGTAACATGTAACAATTCAAACGCAGGAGTATTTACAATCAGAAGAAAAGCTAACTGAGAAAATTAACAAATGGTTCACACTGGTCTAACAGTATTATCCTGTCAGGTACCTAAATCTTTACAGCAATAGAACATGTGTTGCTTAAACACATTTCAAATTgtgtcagaaaacaaaattgtctCCTAAGAAATATGttgtatttttataataaacACTCTGCATGTTTAATAAGTGAGACTAGCCACTCACATTGCTCTTCCAGGACCTCTACAAAGGTAACAGAGCTCTAATAAATAAAGACTTACTTCATCCACCACTACAATTTTTATGCCATGCAGCTGAACAGAACTTCGCTTTAAAATCTCAAGAAGTCTTCCAGGTGTTGCTATtatcacctgaaaaaaaaaaaaaaaaaacagggagggaaaaaacccacaggagTAAAAAATTATTCCATGAAAGGACAGAGGACCAAGCTAGAAAAACCATAAAATTCCATCACATACATAACAATGGCAGTAGTAAGTGAAATTACTTACATTCAAGTCATAAAACTTCTAGAAAACTTGAAAATTATGAAGCCCTAAGCAAAAAGgatcttttaaaattctaatgGAGAAGTTACAAGCAATAAAATCTGCATGAAAAACAAACTACTTTTTCCTCTCAATTACAACTCCTCATGTAAAATACTGGCACATTTCAGTCTTTGAAAGCAGCACTACCATACatgaaactttttaaaaaccaacaaacaaaaagctgcTACATGTTTAACCACAAgtgaaaaagttttttaaaaattgtgttacGATAAAATTTCCAGGAGGTAGCAAATGTTTCAGTAGTTCAACTCAGGAGGAAGCCATCTTTGTGTGTTCACGTGTCACCAGTAACACTTTTCTGTTCTGTGAACGTGATGACACGTGGCTAGCGCTCACCTTCACACTCTGCCTGAGCCGGTGCAGCTGCGGGGGCAGGGGCAGACCTCCCACCAGCAGAACTGTCCTCATGTTGGGCAACCCAGCCATCAGCTCCTTCGCCTGCCTCTCCATCTGAATCGCCAGCTCCCTCGTCGGTGCCAAAATAAGAGCAGATGGAGTTTCTGTctagaaaggagaggaaaaatctCATTAATGTGGAATTGCTTTATCGTTTAGACAAAAAGCTTTCAGATTTCCCAAAGTAatcttttacattaaaaatgagaattaagCAGCAAGACAAAATTACTTCTCGATAGATACATTAACTTGTACAGTACCCTGAAGATGAAGACTGGAAAAGATTGTGTAGAGATGCATTTTTCATTGAGACTCCAATTTTGCACATTACAATAAACAACTACTGCACATTGCAGACTTTCATGATAATCAGACAGAGGAACTACTGGAGTGTATACACTTTTTCTTACCTACTTCTACATAATGCTTTTGTTCTTAAACTGGAGTTTAGGAGTTGCTAGAGTACTTTAAAGATAAAAGTTACTTAAACAATCTTTCAATTATTCATTAGAAAAAATTTACATGCATTTTTGCGTATATACATTTTATAAAGGTATCTAAACAGTGCAAAGCATCACTAGAATCATGTCCAGAATCCTCTAATATATTTTATGCATCTCTTTTTGAATAAAACCCATAAAGCAAAAAACAGTTCTGAACCACACACAAGGTACAGAATACTATTTGCCGCTGCTTCTACGTTCATGTCTTCACAATGCAGTTTTCTTAATTCTTTTTCCCACAATATAAAAATGGAGATTGTGTAACTAGaggatttcagaaatatttttacccCAAATTCCTGTAATTATTTGTCAACCAAATATATTCCAAGAGAAATTAATCTGTGAAGTTACACAAATTCCAACAAATCTCTTTGAGCCATCTGATATATGAAGATACAGGAACAACATACAAAGGGTCtggaattattttcactttctatTTTAAGTCACTTAGGAATTTACCACAGAATTTAATTAACTTTCTCAACAAGCAGGAACTGTGTAATAGGTAATATTGACACAGTTGCTTCATCTCCTGaccaaagtgaaaaaaacatttaatttcactAAAAATAATCACCACCTCCTCCCTCCAAGAACCAAATGCTTGACCGATCAAAAGTCAAATACATCACTGAATGTTCATGAAAAACACTGCAACCACATTATCCATTACATTGGGAATCCAACAGACGAAGCTGCCAAGTGCTTTTTCTAACTACGTGAAGTTTCATTACCTCTCTCAAAACCTTCATAATAACAGGAAGCAGGAAAGCTGCTGTTTTTCCAGAGCCTGTGTCAGCACTAGCCAGAATATCCCTCCCTAATAGTCCAACAGGGATCATTTGCATTTGGATGGGGGTTGGAACTTCATAGCCAGAattctttaaattattgtttAAAATTTCCGGAAAATCACAGTGTTCAAACTCCACAATAGGTCTTGGAACTTGCTGGCCCTGGACAGCAATACCCAGCTGGAGTTTAAGGTTCCTAACCTGCTCATCTTGCAAACCTAAAATAAAGGGATGATCTTTATAGAAATAAGGTGTATTAAGCAGGTGAGCTTCTGTTTGAGAGTCTGTGGGTTGATCAGATGttagctgcttttcctttgcttgaATTTGTAGAAGGTGTTTGGCTTTACATTCCAAACTACAAACATCTTCATCTGTTTCATCGCAGATATACTCCCCGTAGCGGCCACACACAACACACACCGGTTCTCCAGGCTCCGCCCAGCGCTGGGATTTGCTGAAGGATTTTATGGGTTCTTCCACGGAGCCATCATCCTCAGTGTTTTGGCTGTCCTCTCCCAACGGTGTATTAGCAACACCAAGGTCTGCAGCTGCAGGTTCTGGGTGCTCTTGTACAATTTCACTTGAATTGCCTGTTGAAGCATAAGTTTCTGCTCCAACCGACTTACAGTCCTGAAACTCTGTGGTCTCCTCTAGCAAAGATTCTCCAGCagacagtttatttttcttagctGTACAACTTTTGTCCTGATCAGCAGTCCTCTTGACTTTAAGAGATCGTGGTAAAAACATGCTTCAGTACACTAGAAAGAAAATGGTTACAGTTGTTAGAAACTACTACTATTGGAAAAGGTACATTTTACTGTCATCACAAATCAACTCTCAATCCTGAAAAGATCTAGAATCTGCcttgtttaaaaattatcttgacTGCAACAATGTTGATGCAAATATCaagaagtgttttaaaataacagtgGAAGCATGAAACAATACAGAGATCTGTCCACAGATCATTGTCAGTATTAGGCCTTCGCAACTGAGTAAAAACTTAAGCTTTTCACTGTGTGCAAATTTATCTGTTTTGCAAGTCAGCCGTATTTAAATCCTTGGAGAGTTCACTTGTTTCTAAGATGAAACCACAGATGCAAGCATGCTTCTAAGCtataggaaaaaacccaaccaacctaaaccaaataaaaccaatCAATTTTGGAAAGGGTGTCAAAGTCAATATAGGATCCATCTAAGATCACTCCTTTTGTTGCTCTTTTTGAAGTTCacttataaattaaaattataaattaattacaaaattataaGGCTGCAAAGTTTTGAGATTTGTttagagcccagctctgcttgTTCATGGTACCCCCAAACAAGCAAAGACTTACACGACCAATTACCAAATACACACCGTAATACAAGGCATATTAAGTGTTCAAAAACAACAATCTTTTACATTCTGAAACTTTCAGTACTTGTTTCCGAAAGCATCAGATAACACACCAATCGCTTGCTATTATACAAtcggtaaaaaaaaaagtacacaaAACACGGCAGTCTTACTCTGAATCTATAGTACTGTGCCTACCAGTCTCTAGGGACTTCTTACCGAGTTTTTTTAAGCCTGCACCAAGCTGTGCCAGTGGAACGCGGGGCAGTCCCGAGGAGGCAGCGGCGCCGGCCCGCAGAGCTCCGCAGGTGCCGGGGCCGCAGCTCCGCCGCGCTCCCGGACCACAAACCAAGTATCACCCGTTCGTTCTTCCGCCTAACGAGGATCGCCCACCACCAACCTCTCTGCGAGCTCAGCAGCCTCTCAGGCGAGGGCAGCGCTCACGCAGAGCGCGGCGCTGACGGACGCGCTGCTCAGGAAGGGCCCGCGGGGCTCCGGGCAACACAACGGACTCCGCCAGCCCCGCTGTCCGGCAAGACCCGCCCACCCCACGGCAGAACAAGGCGGCGCCTTTTCTGCCCGACCCCCGCGCCCGCCGGGCGGAGCCGGTCCCGGCCTCCCCCCGTCTCACGCTCCGCTGCCGCCGGGCCGCCCGCCGCCTCCAAACAAAATGGCGGCGGCCGCACGGGGCCGCTCCCGCCCACAGCTCCCGGCGGGCcgggcagagcagggaagggccGGGCGGTCGGGGCCCGCAGGCGCGCTTGTTACCCCTAAAATCGCACTGGTTACCCAGTGTGCAGCAAGGCAGTAATAACGCACTCGAGAGAGACATTGATCGTTTATCTCAAGAGTTGCGCAAGCCTGGGTGCGCGATGGTATTCCACAAATCAAGCACACCGACTATCAGAGCTTTTTACTATTTTATACATTTAAGCCGGCAAAGAAATTAGTATTCATTTGCTACAAGTTGCATGGTTCTCTTATTTATCAGAATTCTATCTTCTGTTGTTAACGATTCCCTCACTTCTCGTGCTAATTAGTCTGCATGCTCAGTCTTTCGGCTTGGTGGGCGATGAGTGGGTGGTTGTGATCTCCCCCTGCCACAGTTACCTTTTACCCACTCGGAACTGACTCAGCACAGTTGCCGAGTTGTCTTTATTAACAGTCCCTTCCTTATCTTGGGAATTCTGGTGGATCCTGCATTCCTGTAAATCCTGCATTCTTTGTGTCCAGTATCAG from Cinclus cinclus chromosome 8, bCinCin1.1, whole genome shotgun sequence harbors:
- the DDX59 gene encoding probable ATP-dependent RNA helicase DDX59 isoform X2, whose amino-acid sequence is MFLPRSLKVKRTADQDKSCTAKKNKLSAGESLLEETTEFQDCKSVGAETYASTGNSSEIVQEHPEPAAADLGVANTPLGEDSQNTEDDGSVEEPIKSFSKSQRWAEPGEPVCVVCGRYGEYICDETDEDVCSLECKAKHLLQIQAKEKQLTSDQPTDSQTEAHLLNTPYFYKDHPFILGLQDEQVRNLKLQLGIAVQGQQVPRPIVEFEHCDFPEILNNNLKNSGYEVPTPIQMQMIPVGLLGRDILASADTGSGKTAAFLLPVIMKVLRETETPSALILAPTRELAIQMERQAKELMAGLPNMRTVLLVGGLPLPPQLHRLRQSVKVIIATPGRLLEILKRSSVQLHGIKIVVVDEVDTMLKMGFQQQVLDILEDISHDHQTILVSATIPVGIEHFANQLLHNFVRITVGEKNLPCSNVRQIILWVEEPSKKKKLFEILNDKKLFKPPVLVFVDCKLGADLLSDAVHKITGLQCTAMHSEKSQVERTDILQGLLQEKYEVIVSTGVLGRGLDLVNVKLVVNFDMPSSMDEYVHQLQLQIYIS
- the DDX59 gene encoding probable ATP-dependent RNA helicase DDX59 isoform X1 → MFLPRSLKVKRTADQDKSCTAKKNKLSAGESLLEETTEFQDCKSVGAETYASTGNSSEIVQEHPEPAAADLGVANTPLGEDSQNTEDDGSVEEPIKSFSKSQRWAEPGEPVCVVCGRYGEYICDETDEDVCSLECKAKHLLQIQAKEKQLTSDQPTDSQTEAHLLNTPYFYKDHPFILGLQDEQVRNLKLQLGIAVQGQQVPRPIVEFEHCDFPEILNNNLKNSGYEVPTPIQMQMIPVGLLGRDILASADTGSGKTAAFLLPVIMKVLRETETPSALILAPTRELAIQMERQAKELMAGLPNMRTVLLVGGLPLPPQLHRLRQSVKVIIATPGRLLEILKRSSVQLHGIKIVVVDEVDTMLKMGFQQQVLDILEDISHDHQTILVSATIPVGIEHFANQLLHNFVRITVGEKNLPCSNVRQIILWVEEPSKKKKLFEILNDKKLFKPPVLVFVDCKLGADLLSDAVHKITGLQCTAMHSEKSQVERTDILQGLLQEKYEVIVSTGVLGRGLDLVNVKLVVNFDMPSSMDEYVHQVGRAGRLGHSGTAITFINNNSKKLFWDVVKRVKPTGTILPPQLLNSPYLHDQKRREQQRLKQLQTNLVTGDNIMDIIKKHNKNNSQRHWYV